A genomic region of Anas acuta chromosome 1, bAnaAcu1.1, whole genome shotgun sequence contains the following coding sequences:
- the CHKB gene encoding LOW QUALITY PROTEIN: choline/ethanolamine kinase (The sequence of the model RefSeq protein was modified relative to this genomic sequence to represent the inferred CDS: inserted 2 bases in 2 codons): protein MAAMAAGSGDGAGTGTGTGSGAGAVPAATRLRAYAWCREFLAGSWKLIGPDEFVIGPVSGGLSNLLFKCALPEHILSVGDEPRQVLLRVYGAILQGVDSLVLESVMFAILAERALGPRLYGVFPQGRLEQYIPSRRLRTEDLRDPDISREIAVKMSRFHGMVMPFNKSPSWLFGTMEWYLKQISELTFSEEAQLKKLNQLKSYNLQQEMRSLRELLEATPSPVVFCHNDVQEGNILLLAGHEASPRXKLMLIDFEYSSYNYRGFDIGNHFCEWVYNYTHGSWPYYKASLENYPSRQQQLHFIRHYLSEDSGRRGDTTHEEQARIEEEMLTEINRFALASHFFWGLWSILQAKISXIEFGYLDYAQSRFEAYFQHKAQCC, encoded by the exons ATGGCGGCCatggcggcggggagcggggacgGCGCCGGGACCGGGACGggcaccgggagcggggccggggccgtgcccgccGCCACCCGGCTGAGGGCCTACGCCTGGTGCAGAGAGTTCCTGGCCGGCTCCTGGAAGCTCATCGGGCCCGACGAGTTCGTCATCGGGCCCGTCAG CGGGGGGCTCAGCAACCTGCTCTTCAAGTGCGCGCTGCCCGAGCACATCCTCAGCGTGGGCGACGAGCCCCGGCAGGTGCTGCTGCGCGTCTACGGGGCCATCCTGCAG GGCGTGGACTCGCTGGTGCTGGAGAGCGTGATGTTCGCCATCCTGGCCGAGCGCGCACTGGGGCCGCGGCTCTACGGCGTCTTCCCCCAGGGGCGGCTGGAGCAGTACATCCCG AGCCGCCGGCTGCGGACCGAGGACCTGCGGGACCCCGACATCTCCAGGGAGATCGCGGTGAAGATGTCGCGCTTCCACGGCATGGTGATGCCCTTCAACAAGAGCCCAAGTTGGCTCTTCGGGACCATGGAGTG GTACCTGAAGCAGATTTCGGAGCTCACCTTCTCCGAGGAGGCGCAGCTGAAGAAGCTGAACCAGCTGAAATCATACAacctgcagcaggagatgcGGAGCCTCAG ggagctgctggaggccaCCCCCTCGCCGGTCGTCTTCTGCCACAACGACGTGCAGGAGG ggaacatcctgctgctggccgggCACGAGGCCTCCCCTC ACAAGCTGATGCTCATCGACTTCGAGTACAGCAGCTACAACTACCG cggcTTTGACATCGGGAACCACTTCTGCGAGTGGGTCTACAACTACACGCACGGCTCCTGGCCCTACTACAAGGCGTCCCTGGAGAACTACCCCAGCCGGCAGCAGCAG ctgcattTCATCCGGCACTACCTCTCGGAGGACTCGGGGCGGCGCGGGGACACGACGCACGAGGAGCAGGCTCGCATCGAGGAGGAGATGCTGACGGAGATCAACCG GTTCGCTTTGGCCTCGCACTTCTTCTGGGGCCTCTGGTCCATCCTGCAGGCGAAGATCT CCATCGAGTTCGGGTACCTG gactATGCCCAGAGCCGCTTCGAGGCGTATTTCCAGCACAAGGCGCAGTGCTGCTGA